In Fluviispira sanaruensis, a genomic segment contains:
- a CDS encoding single-stranded DNA-binding protein — translation MSGVNKVILIGRLGQEPEIRSTAGGQQVCTLNIATSESWTKDGNKEERTEWHRVVLWGRQAELAHKYLRKGRMVYIEGKLQTRSWQDQQGQKRYTTEIVANNMQFLESAGTNANRDQNNDIPPPNDQGNDSYYSNESPYASSGNNSQPFSKNSRPIDDDIPF, via the coding sequence ATGTCTGGTGTAAATAAAGTCATTCTTATTGGTAGACTTGGGCAAGAGCCTGAAATTAGAAGTACTGCAGGCGGCCAGCAAGTCTGCACTTTAAATATAGCCACAAGCGAATCCTGGACAAAAGATGGCAATAAAGAAGAAAGAACAGAATGGCACCGTGTCGTTCTTTGGGGAAGACAAGCAGAGCTTGCACATAAATATTTAAGAAAAGGGCGCATGGTTTATATTGAAGGCAAGTTACAAACACGTTCTTGGCAAGATCAACAGGGGCAAAAGCGCTATACAACTGAAATCGTTGCAAATAATATGCAATTCTTAGAAAGTGCTGGCACAAATGCAAATCGTGACCAAAACAACGACATACCACCACCAAATGATCAAGGGAATGACTCTTATTATTCAAATGAAAGCCCTTATGCTTCTTCTGGTAATAACAGCCAACCTTTCAGTAAAAACTCTCGCCCAATTGATGACGACATTCCATTTTAA
- a CDS encoding substrate-binding periplasmic protein: MRNFIFYCIIFLISWVYKSEIFAINNKEKDLRICLSGGYVPYKIKKINGTWEGFDVDIVKDFAKYLNANPKFIDVEWASILPSLLAFKCDMIAVGLVITPEREKIVSFADVVYKNDLALAILNSEENIKKYKCLDDLVKEKKVISVAIGTSSSLYASKNNLNVKTYKSFDAPIDSLLTKKSDAVLFEKHYLNALPKHVAEKIYIIPTLVHQESVSAAFRPEDVALKNQFNKFLKSWLRTDKLSIYEKKYFSN; this comes from the coding sequence ATGAGAAATTTTATTTTTTACTGTATTATTTTTCTTATTTCTTGGGTATATAAATCAGAAATATTTGCGATTAATAATAAAGAAAAAGATTTGAGAATATGTCTTTCTGGTGGTTACGTCCCTTATAAAATAAAAAAAATCAATGGGACGTGGGAGGGATTTGATGTAGATATTGTAAAAGACTTTGCAAAATATTTAAATGCGAATCCTAAATTTATAGATGTGGAATGGGCGAGTATCCTGCCTTCATTATTAGCATTTAAATGCGATATGATTGCAGTGGGTCTAGTGATTACACCTGAACGAGAAAAAATTGTTAGTTTTGCTGATGTAGTCTATAAAAACGATTTGGCACTAGCTATATTGAATAGTGAAGAAAATATAAAAAAATATAAATGCTTAGATGATTTAGTAAAAGAAAAAAAGGTTATTTCTGTTGCTATAGGTACGAGTTCATCATTATATGCATCAAAAAATAATTTAAATGTTAAAACTTATAAAAGTTTCGATGCCCCTATTGATTCATTATTAACAAAAAAGAGTGATGCCGTTTTATTTGAAAAGCATTATTTGAATGCATTACCAAAACATGTTGCAGAAAAAATATATATAATACCAACATTAGTACATCAAGAATCTGTGTCAGCTGCATTTAGACCTGAAGATGTTGCCCTAAAGAATCAGTTTAATAAATTTTTAAAGTCTTGGTTAAGAACAGATAAACTAAGTATTTATGAAAAAAAATACTTTTCCAATTAA
- a CDS encoding YceI family protein gives MLLNKLKKYILKSIILALPMSCYAKSIESSIEKNNVISIESSPKTKKNKSIESSPANYEYEINPLYSKIYFEVDHLVVSSVIGEFKYFEGKFKFNPKDFSKTELIANAKASSIDTGFNPRNEHLKSADFFDVNKFPLLTFKSTSAKKTGKNTLDLIGNMTIKGVTKPVIFKIIYKGEFNTKDDIKQSFKATAKINRKDFGMNFQMIFEATPAIGDIITISITSEGIHKLSEST, from the coding sequence ATGTTATTAAATAAATTAAAAAAATATATACTTAAGTCTATTATTTTAGCGCTTCCAATGTCCTGTTATGCTAAATCAATTGAATCATCCATTGAAAAAAATAATGTTATTTCTATTGAATCATCTCCTAAAACAAAGAAGAATAAATCAATTGAATCATCTCCAGCTAATTATGAATACGAGATAAATCCTCTTTACTCCAAAATCTATTTTGAAGTTGATCATCTTGTTGTGAGTTCAGTTATTGGTGAATTTAAATATTTTGAAGGGAAATTTAAATTTAATCCAAAAGATTTTTCTAAAACTGAATTAATTGCAAATGCAAAAGCATCTTCTATTGACACAGGTTTTAATCCAAGGAACGAGCATTTAAAAAGTGCAGATTTTTTTGATGTCAATAAGTTTCCATTATTAACGTTTAAGTCAACGTCAGCAAAAAAGACGGGTAAAAATACTTTAGACTTAATAGGCAATATGACCATTAAGGGCGTAACAAAGCCAGTAATATTTAAAATTATTTATAAAGGTGAGTTCAATACAAAGGATGATATTAAACAGTCTTTTAAAGCTACTGCAAAAATTAATAGAAAAGATTTTGGAATGAATTTTCAGATGATTTTCGAAGCGACTCCAGCTATCGGTGATATTATTACGATTAGTATAACTTCAGAAGGTATTCATAAATTAAGTGAATCTACATAA